One segment of Anguilla anguilla isolate fAngAng1 chromosome 1, fAngAng1.pri, whole genome shotgun sequence DNA contains the following:
- the sf3a3 gene encoding splicing factor 3A subunit 3 has protein sequence METILEQQRRYHEEKERLMDAKTKEMLHKKTTLRDQINSDHRTRAMLDRYMEVSGNVRDSYEDKDGMRKDELNAISGPNEFAEFYNRLKQIKEFHRKHPNEICVPMSVEFEELVKARENPSEDGQNLVEFSDEEGYGRYLDLHDCYLKYINLKGAEKLEYITYLSTFDQLFDISKDRKNAEYKRYLEVLLEYLQDYTDRVKPLLDQNELYGKILGEFEKKWENGTFPGWPKETSSALTHAGAHLDLSAFSSWEELASLGLDRLKSALMALGLKCGGTLEERAQRLFSTKGKSLESLDPSLFAKNPKSKGPKKDTERNKELGFLEAQIYEYVEILGEQRQLTHENVQRKQARTGEEREEEEEEQLSESESEDEDNEIIYNPKNLPLGWDGKPIPYWLYKLHGLNINYNCEICGNYTYRGPKAFQRHFAEWRHAHGMRCLGIPNTAHFANVTQIEDAVSLWAKLKSQKASERWQPDTEEEYEDSSGNVVNKKTYEDLKRQGLL, from the exons atggAGACTATTTTGGAACAACAGCGGCGCTAccatgaagaaaaagaaagattaatggacgcaaaaacaaaagaaatgcttCACAAGAAAACGACG cTACGCGACCAAATAAACTCTGATCATCGGACACGAGCAATGCTGGAT aGGTACATGGAGGTGAGCGGAAATGTGAGAGATTCCTATGAGGATAAAGACGG CATGAGAAAGGACGAGCTGAACGCGATCTCGGGACCAAACGAATTCGCGGAGTTCTACAACCGGCTCAAGCAGATCAAGGAATTTCACCGGAAGCACCCTAACGAG ATCTGTGTGCCCATGTCTGTGGAGTTCGAGGAGCTGGTGAAGGCCAGAGAGAACCCCAGCGAGGACGGGCAGA ACCTGGTAGAGTTCTCCGATGAGGAGGGCTACGGTCGCTACCTGGATCTGCACGACTGCTACCTGAAGTACATAAACCTGAAGGGGGCTGAG AAACTGGAGTACATCACCTACCTGTCCACGTTCGACCAGCTGTTCGACATCTCCAAGGACAGGAAGAACGCCGAGTACAAGCG GTATCTGGAGGTCCTTCTGGAGTACCTGCAGGATTACACTGACAGAGTGAAGCCGCTCCTGGATCAGAACGAGCTGTACGGGAAGATCCTGGGAGAGTTTGAGAAGAAGTGGGAGAACGGGACGTTTCCCGGCTGGCCG AAAGAGACCAGCAGTGCTCTGACCCACGCAGGAGCTCACCTGGATCTCTCCGCCTTCTCCTCCTGGGAG GAGCTGGCTTCCCTGGGGTTGGACAGGTTAAAGTCTGCCCTCATGGCTTTGGGACTGAAGTGCGGTGG GACTCTGGAGGAGAGAGCCCAGAGGCTCTTCAGCACTAAGGGCAAATCACTCGAGTCCCTGGACCCCTCGCTCTTCGCCAAGAACCCCAAATCCAAAGGGCCTAAGAA ggaCACTGAGCGCAATAAGGAACTAGGCTTTCTGGAGGCTCAGATATACGAGTATGTGGAGATCCTGGGg GAGCAGAGACAGCTGACCCATGAGAACGTTCAGAGGAAGCAGGCTCGTACGGGCGAGGAGcgtgaggaggaagaggaggagcaactgagcgagagtgagagcgagGATGAAGATAACGAGATCATCTACAACCCCAAGAACCTGCCGCTGGGCTGGGACGGCAAG CCAATCCCCTACTGGCTCTACAAACTTCACGGCTTGAACATCAACTACAACTGTGAGATCTGTGGAAACTACACATACAGGGGGCCCAAAGCCTTCCAGCGCCACTTCGCA gaGTGGCGACACGCCCACGGCATGCGTTGCCTAGGGATACCCAACACCGCTCACTTCGCCAACGTCACCCAGATCGAGGACGCCGTGTCCC
- the LOC118215016 gene encoding uncharacterized protein LOC118215016 isoform X2, which translates to MAERILRSTVAWAMRGLLCACRFLWVSPYNVADRPRKTGPICDSHFENITGPESESRAKRTHQEGRDVLHNQLVKAAGEIQQLKSQLASQRASWEKRFVELQRRQQVLREQLASKTFVRTGVFLKDGPKMDGNFGENQTEMEAESGGYLEGWREAPSLAAGDRGLQKHRLP; encoded by the exons ATGGCCGAGCGCATCTTGCGGTCGACCGTAGCATGGGCTATGAGAGGTCTCCTGTGCGCCTGTAGGTTCTTATGG GTGAGTCCGTACAATGTTGCAGATCGTCCCCGAAAAACTGGACCCATTTGTGACTCCCACTTTGAAAACATcacag gtccAGAGTCTGAGAGCAGGGCGAAACGCACCCATCAGGAAGGTAGAGATGTCCTCCACAATCAGCTGGTGAAAGCAGCTGGAGAAATCCAGCAGCTGAAGTCTCAGCTGGCCAGTCAGAGGGCCTCCTGGGAGAAGAGGTTTGTGGAGCTGCAGAGGAGGCAGCAGGTGCTGAGAGAGCAG CTGGCTTCCAAGACCTTCGTCAGGACTGGAGTCTTCCTAAAGGATGGCCCAAAAATGGACGGAAACTTTGGCGAGAACCAGACAGAGATGGAAGCAGAGAGTGGCGGGTATTTGGAGGG GTGGCGTGAGGCACCATCTCTGGCAGCAGGGGACAGAGGCCTTCAGAAGCACAGGTTGCCATG A
- the LOC118215016 gene encoding uncharacterized protein LOC118215016 isoform X1: MAERILRSTVAWAMRGLLCACRFLWVSPYNVADRPRKTGPICDSHFENITGPESESRAKRTHQEGRDVLHNQLVKAAGEIQQLKSQLASQRASWEKRFVELQRRQQVLREQLASKTFVRTGVFLKDGPKMDGNFGENQTEMEAESGGYLEGWREAPSLAAGDRGLQKHRLPW; encoded by the exons ATGGCCGAGCGCATCTTGCGGTCGACCGTAGCATGGGCTATGAGAGGTCTCCTGTGCGCCTGTAGGTTCTTATGG GTGAGTCCGTACAATGTTGCAGATCGTCCCCGAAAAACTGGACCCATTTGTGACTCCCACTTTGAAAACATcacag gtccAGAGTCTGAGAGCAGGGCGAAACGCACCCATCAGGAAGGTAGAGATGTCCTCCACAATCAGCTGGTGAAAGCAGCTGGAGAAATCCAGCAGCTGAAGTCTCAGCTGGCCAGTCAGAGGGCCTCCTGGGAGAAGAGGTTTGTGGAGCTGCAGAGGAGGCAGCAGGTGCTGAGAGAGCAG CTGGCTTCCAAGACCTTCGTCAGGACTGGAGTCTTCCTAAAGGATGGCCCAAAAATGGACGGAAACTTTGGCGAGAACCAGACAGAGATGGAAGCAGAGAGTGGCGGGTATTTGGAGGG GTGGCGTGAGGCACCATCTCTGGCAGCAGGGGACAGAGGCCTTCAGAAGCACAGGTTGCCATGGTAG